The genomic segment CAGTTTTGAATCCTTCTTCCTCAAGCAGTGAAGCTATGTCGCTCGCAGTCACGGAACCAAAAAGTTTTCCTTCTTTCCCTGCCGGCCGTTTGAAAATGATTTCTTTGTTATCAAGGCTTTCGGCCATTTCCCGAGCAATCTTCTCTTCCCTGGCATCTTTTTGCCTTCGTTGTTCCTGCCATTTTTCAGCTTCTTTCAATCGGGCCGGGGTAGCCTCATGCGCCAATTTGCGGGGAAGAAGAAAGTTGCGGGCGTAACCATCGGCAACATTTTTTACATCTCCCTTTCTTCCCA from the Bacillota bacterium genome contains:
- a CDS encoding 50S ribosomal protein L9; its protein translation is MKVILIEDVDRLGRKGDVKNVADGYARNFLLPRKLAHEATPARLKEAEKWQEQRRQKDAREEKIAREMAESLDNKEIIFKRPAGKEGKLFGSVTASDIASLLEEEGFKTDKRNIEIEEPLKRIGTHDVTLKLRAGVFSTIRVTIEQENGAENKEEPAGEEKVDSEDPPEM